A genomic region of Dreissena polymorpha isolate Duluth1 chromosome 4, UMN_Dpol_1.0, whole genome shotgun sequence contains the following coding sequences:
- the LOC127880230 gene encoding uncharacterized protein LOC127880230 — MEESEKIQEMTKQNKKRSVGFKSNAKTAEHVDNTMVNLPFETLSCFSEIEVRTLQDSEPCHITSMLMLSPDLLLAVDHENYAIKLMDVSRNKTPMLLTSFSTESPPWDVAKIDQNHVAVTLPKEKSILILKTEPRRLIYHKTLKMEGKCVAITAVQGKMLVSFNSIRHKASVQLLNPDDGAVIEKLDLDGVQCVPDVAVNEEETVAFVSDASNNSIFRVSVNVNAGSGDEEGPKLKVLDCFEHAELKRPCCTLPLKDGGMLVCSNGNNQLLHVSPCLEKVVVAMSEVHELYSPRAICYDELHHRLFVSHGLDQNQQFRDYIKCLAKEP; from the exons ATGGAAGAATCTGAAAAAATTCAAGAAATgactaaacaaaataaaaaacgatCGGTGGGGTTTAAATCGAACGCAAAGACAGCGGAGCATGTCGACAATACT ATGGTCAACCTGCCGTTTGAGACGCTCTCCTGCTTTAGCGAGATCGAGGTCCGGACGTTACAAGACTCTGAGCCGTGCCACATTACAAGCATGCTGATGCTTTCGCCGGACCTGCTGTTGGCCGTCGACCATGAGAACTACGCCATCAAGCTAATGGACGTGTCCCGGAACAAGACCCCCATGCTACTGACCTCGTTCTCCACGGAGTCGCCGCCCTGGGACGTCGCGAAAATCGATCAGAACCACGTGGCTGTCACCCTGCCTAAGGAGAAAAGCATTCTCATCCTGAAAACGGAGCCCCGGCGGCTAATCTACCACAAGACGTTGAAGATGGAAGGTAAATGCGTCGCTATAACCGCCGTACAGGGAAAAATGCTAGTGTCTTTCAATTCCATCCGGCACAAGGCGTCCGTTCAGCTCTTGAATCCTGATGACGGCGCTGTGATCGAGAAACTGGATCTAGACGGTGTGCAGTGCGTACCGGATGTTGCGGTTAACGAGGAAGAAACAGTCGCGTTTGTATCTGATGCTTCAAACAACTCTATTTTCAGGGTAAGTGTCAATGTGAACGCGGGTAGCGGTGATGAGGAGGGACCGAAGTTAAAGGTACTCGACTGCTTCGAGCACGCGGAGCTCAAGCGGCCTTGCTGCACGTTGCCGCTGAAGGACGGCGGGATGCTCGTCTGTAGCAACGGAAACAACCAGCTCCTGCATGTGTCGCCGTGCCTTGAGAAAGTGGTGGTGGCTATGTCGGAGGTTCACGAGCTGTACTCACCGCGTGCCATCTGCTACGACGAGCTGCATCACCGGCTGTTTGTGAGTCATGGCTTGGATCAGAACCAGCAGTTCCGCGACTA